The genomic window tatatttttcattttttctcaaattttaaattgcggCTTATTTTTGTatgaggaaaaaattttttgggtcacaAAATATAAAGCATATCAGAACTTTCCAACCTTTTGTAAGGTAAACAAtactaaaatgaataataattaattaaatttactaccAAATCCAGTAAAGTGGAATTTAtactaaatatctcaaaatgtgaaaaatatatttattattacaaaattttatttcaaaatttatcatcccagataatttttaagaattcaaaatttattcactCACAAAAATATCGGTTGATTAATTTATCGGTAATATAGACTATCCGAAACGATTTATTGTAAACGACCGATATGATTATTTGAGTACGACTAAATATACGTacgttcataaaaataaaaatttattactaataaaaatgaGCGACTTAAACTTTTGATGCAAAACGTTTTGAATAATAAAGGTACGAATGAGTTGGCTAAAGTAGGTATAGTTCAAATAAAAGACatctagttatttttaaattaaaacctaatataaaatttttaataatatattttcatcaattgaGTATACGCATAAAACAAGCTTTTAGACaaagtaaataaagataaattatttgttctGACCCAAAGTAGTGTTAATAATGAGTACCATTAATCTAActtacatgattttttttatggcaGAGTTATGGATCTGAAGATTAAATCTTTATACACTTTAAATCTCCGAACGAGCATTTCGGACATATATAAATCTAGTTGCCATGGCGATGAGAACATACATTGCTCTAACAAGAATTGAATCAGAATAGAATTCTAACGTATTTGAATCAGTCATATGAACTCAGAATCGGAACCTATCCTAGCCTTTAACGATTGAATTCTCAAACAGTTTAATTGAAAGATGTCACTGCTGTATCCCTCCTTGAGTTGAACATCTGAATTGTTCTCAcggaaaaacaatgatatttataaaaaaatgtttcaaacaaaagttgtttataagaAACTTACAAGATAATTCTATGAACTCATGTCCCAATTAACCGATTTTGTTGgtttacctcactttttacgtcctgagtacgctacaaaaatttcagctcgatatctcttttcgttttccaGTTAGCGTCCTCAGAGatagacgggcggacggacaaacggatatggattaattagatgattttatgaacacatataccaaaactttgtagcatcaatattatttctaagcattacaaactttgaattaaatttaatgtaccCTGAAATATTTCATTGTATAGGGTGTCAATGATTATGGTTAAATCTGATAAATGCGTATACCCAATTCCTTCAAACGTAAAACTAAGCTTATCtgttaaaatgcaaaaataaatgaCATGTCCAATTTTTGTTCGACAAAGTCgctctatgttttttttttttaatttagatgtatttttaatatttattttgttcatttattgtttcttttaaaaatgtaaattgttttcgattttatatacaacaattatattgtaaagtgccttcagaatatttaataatttattttaaattaaatttcatatagatatatttttcgatataaataatgtcaaaccaaaaatatttattataaaatttttttaacattgtgtatataatataaaaacttcttcataattcattcaaaatggctatgttttattaaaaatatattaaataatattttttattgaataaaaagtaatttatgttaaaaatttaatttttatatcactttTATTGTGTGGATTCTTTTTTCTGGCTGATCATTTTTTCCTATCTCTCAATTCTAATTTATCTCTTTTTGATCGAACGACGTCCTTGTTCTCAAGTGACGAGATATTCTCCAGAAAGATATATAGGTCAAAGTactatagtttatttattattatacaaggtGTGTCTTAAAGATCTGTACAGTAGCGCACAGGCGACTTTTGGTGAAGGTGCCAGGGACCCACATGAAATACTCgtgtgttttattattataaaaggtcTGTACAACCTCCTACCAGGTATAGTCAACCACAAAATAGACCGATTTAACCTTACTTAGTACAAAATTACATCGCCATTTATTTGGCAGCATCGccgtttttgaaaatgtttcaccagaccactagttgaagctacctgcaaatttccaactctctatcttttctagttttggagaaaatggacaccagaggttttttaatattgttaccTAATTTACCCTCTCAcagataaacagtgacgtttataaaaaaatgtttcaaacaaaagtttatttttttataaggaacattttttgcatttaaacttttattctatctctaacggtttacaagatgaatcctaCGAAACCAAGACCAatttaacctatgttgctcatttacgaacttagcttCACTATTTAcattctgagcacgctataaaaattttagtatctcatttcatttttgagttatcgtgtccacagacagacagacaaccggaaatggactaattaggagatttcatgaacacctataccaaaattttgttcgtagcatcattatcttaaagcgttacaaacttggatctaaacttagtataccttgatgtatattacatacatacaggatataaaaatggAGCCTGTCaaactaaaaaacatttcttcGCTGCCTGACCAATGCGTCAATGCGTAAAATAGATGTCAAACATTTCAGAAAAGAATTAAGGTGGggttttaagcaaataaaatcgtttttggaatgggaattttttttaatatacaaaaatcaacttttttgataaaaaatttatttatgcttacataatatgattataatcatttttcgtTGATCTTATGtatgatttaattataatttaaaaattttatatacaaaaaatatttgtggaaACATTAAGTAACACCCTAAACTAATAttagaatgaaatattttaaagctatcgtttattttttcgatttgtaaaaatattaaggtATTTCCCTCTAGTCATTTCTTTGGCTTCTTCTTGCCCTAGCTGATAGGCCAAATCatgcaattttttaacttctgcTATTAACCCGTTCATTGATAATGCACccaattctaaaatttaaaaaatattttaaaggatATTATTCGATTAAGAGTGTTCGAAATTTAAACTTATGATCAAACAAGTTGTATAGAGATAttcttaaatgtttattttttcatgacaAGTGTTTATTTGGTTTATTCCATGGataaaggaatattttaaaagggatgGAGTATAACCGAGTGGGGCGAGTCTCACTCAGGGGGAAGAGGCAAGGTATCATTGTGCCTACTTTCTATTGGCTGTTAACTAGGCGCATGCTGAAAGTAAGCTCAAAGCCTTCTTGAAgtgtttttgattcgtttgtaagcatggaaacatttttccgcaattGAGAGTGCGAACAGccaatcaaaagtaggcatattgcTTGAGGCAATCTAAAATcatggatatagaaatattaaaatctaaaacacactatatattatcgttctatttgaatttcccgcaaatgagagccgcagccaatcaaaagtaggcacattgcttcccccctgagtgatacacccccctcgtctaaagtaggactttatactacatccctattataattactagatccgtggatagaccttttcatcgatttgcttttgtttcgaacagttttcaaaaaactattcaacctaagaaagtttatttcatctttttcaagcagcgctttttgacaaagGGTAGAAGatatatgtctttacttgattgaaaacagtccgaaacaaaaaagaatcattttgtaaatgaaaagccctattaatATGAATTCAATTCTATCACCTCAATTCCttagatttaaaattgaaacaaagatAAAGCTTGAGAGGGTAACTATGAAGAAATAAGGTTCCACGATTTTAGagtagaaaatataaaacttttttctttataattgttAAGATTAAATTTTCCAAGTTTTTCACCCTAGAAATTGTAATTGTCGAGAGATATAAGCCCAGGATCGTGTTTAGCAATATGTTTAAGATAACTTTTGTTTATGAATGGAAATATGACAGTTCTTTGACAAAACTAACGAAATGTAAAACGACTTCATTAAAAAGGTATTAGAACCACATATAGAAGAAAGCACAAAATCCAGTATACATTTTCTAAGCacgaatagaaaaattttaaaataatacttacgatgtaatatatttatatcttcATTAGTTAACCCTTTTGTCCATGATGGTGGTGAACTATTAGGAGGTGTGTAACAGCTGACAAATTCTGAGACGCCCggcactaaaaagaaaaaaaaattgcttaacagtctaaacacttaaataaaaaattaattaaagcacAAACTtttgttacaataaaataaagatgCAAGTAAAACATAAGTAAATATACCCCTTGTATCCCTTCAGCTTTGACGTCTCATAAAAAATACgtctatatttgaaaataaacaaatatatttcttttccaaaaaaaattattttgtagtaggtgtagaaattttaattaaataaaaaaaaaaattaacttacttCTTTCGGGCCATAATTCAGGCGACGTACGATCCAGTTTTTCCAAGCTAAGTAGACTTTCTTCCAAAGATCTGAGATTATCgtctataaaataacaaaaaaattattttcaaaatgcatcatgaatattttcaacaaaacttttttttgatatgttttattcaattatattatatttttaaaaagttttatctgatgatatttatattaaattttctatttaaattcataCCCTCTTGAACACTCCCGGGTTGATGGCCagccattttattttaattataaaatttaccgcGCCAAGTTTCCGGCTACAAAAATGCGGgagtttttagttaatttttgtataaattaataaatatcaataattatattatttgaatagcttaaaaacttttgaaaatttgtacgtTCTAAGTCTAAACtgttatttttgtgaattaagTAAGTTGTTTGATTTGTAAATTGTAGGTATAGCAACACTCTGGCAGAATGTACTAAAGGTGGCTTCTCATCAGTTGACGCGTTTATATACAGCGTCAAAAACCTAGTACATATACCATGGAGACTAGAGAGTCTGTCTAGTCTCCATGGTATATGTTACATTGGAGCTGCCTGAAAAAGAAAGGCCTGTCTGAGTCACTGATTCAAGAAATTAATCACTATTCTTATTTTACAAACTTGTATTACCAAATAATACTACTTAAAAGTGATAGTACATAAGCATTGGAATTAGCATAGCAATGGTCCAAgaagtatttttatgaaaaacgtaAACTTCATATCTCACTTActttagaaatatattatattaccatctctttttaaaatttgattaaactaAATTTGTTTCGTAGCCAAATATGCGAAAAATGGGAGTTTTTTAACCAGAAGAgcttaactttaattttaagtacCAGGCTAAACTTCTTTATCTATACTTACacatttttaatcgaaaattaagCTTTTTTGATTCCAATAAAAACTATCATTTATCACATATTTGactatgtaaaatttaatgtaatgtatttTTCACACAGCCTGAAGGATTCGGAACAtggtttctattttataaattatgaaagaCTTTTTTCCATCAGAGTTCCATCTAGATAAAAAAAACAGCGTCAAATCTGAGCGTCAATTTCTAGAGTCAAGCGTCCAGTTGACTTATCGATCTCTGTTATTCCCTAACCTATTTGGATCAACAACAACACATGGTTATATTAACATGATATGtcttttattataatgttttaccaataattattaaataatatctaacaAGTGCAACTGTCTGTCTGAAGTATTTTAAAACGGCTTCATAATATCGATAGTAATTCAGTTCGATGTATCATTTGTAGCGTCAAGTAAATGGTATGAGCGTTaattaatagaccttttcatttcaattacgattctcTATTGTTTTGTACAGTCAGTAACAAGTTGGACaaagatataatatatttgttattctttttatcacattggttttttaacaaactgtctgaaacaaaaggtaatcaatcACGTCTTTAAATGAAAAGTTGATGCTCAAATATTTTCAGCTTTATCGCTGCTTTTTATCTAGATGGAACTCTGATCGAAATTATacaatatgatcaaatttgacgctAGAAGCTAGTGTCAAGCGTCACCATGAAATCACACCTTAACGTTCAACCCGAATGCTCATAAAAATGTATCTTTAGTCGATACTAATGCCATATAGGAAACAGTGtgaattttaataacttaaaaattttaatgccaGTCAACATAAGTTTATTTCACCCATTTTATAAGTACAAAagtgtgataaaaataataacaaaagtttCTGATTCATTTGTTTATAACGAAAAATACAATGTCGAAAAagtttggtaaaaataaaaattggaataatCATTATGAtgcacgcaataaaaattttggtgcTAATGgtaagtatttaattatttcttttttgacaTAATTTGATGCTAATAAAATATTGGGTAATTTTTTCTCGTGATAGATAATGAGCGATCGGAAAATATTCGACGTgttagtttcaaacaaaataatcgTACAAaccgaaaacaaaaacaaagagaTTGGGATTTTGCCATAAAAAGTCATTTAGATGATGAAGATATTCCTATGACCGGTGGTAGCAGTGGTTCACAAGGTAATTTTCATCCAATTGGAAATAATAGAAGGCGTGGTGGTAATCGTGTACACTCACCAGCCCCACGTGGTGGTGGCCATGCCGGTAACACTGGTAAAACAAGAAAACTATTAGAAGGACCAACAAGCTGGTATAAAGTTACGGTAAGTTGTGCAATAGCtgataatttttgagaattttagtttattttttatattcacataTTTTTGATAGTAAACATACGGAGGAGTcagtttgttattttgttatgttattaaggtagttcctccgcgaccgtccagtcaaaaagttttggactaatactatcattcagtgcattaactgtgctatgactattatacatataccatatattattttcacaagactgtagttcctcactactgtttctagtatacatataaacacacacactatgacatatgcctttaacattagtcttcatatcttttccacaaaaatcatcgctaaaacgagttatttatttaagttttttatcgaaactatatggtaaataatttttatttttatttatatattttctaaatatagtattctacattatattagtttttcatagagatggtggacgtcattcattggtaaataaatataatatttgtaaatttgtgtatttttatacacttctcccatgtacacgtacaaattgcgtcacttttaattgctaatatctcatgtatggcatggtaaatcatcttctaattttaacagcaagtgtattatgaattaaatattttatattctgagttttgagaaattcttggaatatcactttcgtgtaggtactaccttaaatcagaaaaataagtttcttgttaaaaaaaaaaataattcgttattaaattcaaatttcatcTCTATGTTGCCGACCAATGTTATCAACCGAATTTGtgtcaaattttgttaaaaacatagAAAACAGGGGCGGATTTACGAATTTTCCGCCCATAGGCAGGCATCAAAGCGCCGCcttttttcaagcaaaaatctgttttatttatttggaaattgaaaaataattaatataataaatgaaaaaataactttttaatcataagtaaggtttacaaaacaaaaaaacaattcatttttcaattatttcaatgtaCATTTTTACGCCAGACTTTTTCAACAGCAAATGTATCGATGATTTTGTTCAGATCAACTTGTAGCAAAGTTTCAACTTCAATACACATTATAGCCAAATACACATTCAGGCAAAATTggctaaaattgaaaaaaaaaatcatatttttacgatgttataaaacaaaaaaatttttaataattgaaacgaattttttgcCGCCGTAGGCACAGGCCTACTTTGCCTACGCATAAATCCGCCCCTGATAGTAAAGTAAACTTAAGCCGAGTACATATTTTTACCCGTTTCGAgtggataattttaaataaaacacaagtttacaatcttgtaaactataaaacacaaatattgttaaagaattttatataaaacattgaaataatcgtttttatcttaatttgcGTCACAATATCGTATCGTTCAAAGAAAGTAAATTGCGAGTtaagttttcataaatatcaaaattctaGTCGGGgaataaagaagaaaatgtattttaactgtATTTGAAAACACATAcaactttaaaagtaaaaaagtatataaacacCATAAACTAcgaagtttatataaaaaagtagcaaaaaatcgcaaaaaaacagCGGCAGCGAATCTGACAcaacacattaaaatgtataataatcttTTGCCTCTtcaatcaatgaaaaaatcagctgtGCCTGAAAGTACGGTTTACATTACTTTACTCGTGGCTCGtttattacttttcaaaatgGCATAAAGGTTTAATGTGAGTCCTGAAtgtaaatggtaacattttGAAAAGCactttgttattgattaaaaaccattatttattacgacttctctATATATCCccatgtaaaaagggcttttttaataattaattttaccgTAAATCGTACAGAGAATCTTGAATTATATAACTATACTATAAAATACTtgaattgacacacaaaatttcagattatttttaatacagtcGTTTTGGTACCGAAACAGTCGTTTTGGTATCGAgtaaagtttatataaatgtcaggaaatttactatttaggtgaaaatgacaaaaaagtGAATGGAATTCTGAAGGCctgattttaattagaaacgaaaaactaaaaaatacatttttgtactattataattgaatttcaaaaaatttcccttgattaaattgcttaaattttggaaattaaaattttttacagataTTTTCTGGAGCACTCTATGATAAACAAGATTTATTACGAATATTACTTGGACAATTAGAACATCCTGAATCATTTATACCTATAAACGTAAGTTACCCAAAACTTTACTCCTTAaacttaaacattttaataaacattttatacacAGTGGCGAAATAATGGTCCCGATGCTGTATTCTTTGTGGACGATTTTAAAATTGCcacgaaaatatttaattcagatAAGAAAATCGTTTTACCGGATGGACGTCGTTTGGGTGTTCGAGTATTTCATGCACTACCACAAATTGAGATCAATGATCGATTAAAAGAGAAGATGAAATTAGCAATGGCAAAACGTTATAATCCGGCAACAAAAGCATtagatttaacaaaatttcatgTGGATGCAGAATTACAAGATGTATTTTGTGCATTGTTTCGTGCAATTATTATGAATGCAGCAATTGATGTAATTGCAGAAAATATTCCAGATTTAGAAGCattaaatttatgtcaaaatcgACTTTATGTGATAGATCATTTAAGCAATTTGGCAAAGAAATtacctaatttaaaaatattacatattggAAATAATGAGGTgcgtaaaatatttactttttttagaattccaacgaaatttttgacttttttctaACGTCTCGTAAtgttttttcaagtattttattttttaattttttattatttttgtacacaGATTCGTGACATTCGAAGTTTGGATAAATTGAAAGGATTGCAACTTGTTGATTTGGTTTTGGATGGTAATCCACTCTGTGACAAATTTAAGGATCAAAGTGTTTATGTCAGGTAACATTAGGATATGGAAAATCTTCTCGTAAAGATattaaaagctgaaattcattgaatgatattttaaaaatagggtTCGCGCATAGGGCTTAACTCTAAAGAAGTTAATGAAAATGTTCAGAAAGTTGTATAGAGTATTTTAATGCGGTATAGATAAAGCTTTCGTTCAATAGGGAGAGTCTTCATAATCAAAGGGAGTCAAAATAATAGGACATGTTACTAATGTTTCAAAGAAtcagaataaaaattgaaaacttcgtaaaaatcgaataattagattaaatttaagcaaaaagttaaaattatgtttaaaattttaataaaattttagtcaagattaaaaatatgaattttgaatgatatcataaattcatattataaaatttcgacaacaaaactgaaattttgaaaatgtttactttCATTGCCATAAAAATTCTAGgtatttttcaatgtttaaaatttgatattatttttatttaaaatattttaattcaatacttattttaattaaagatttatggGAGAAAAAAacctgtaaataatttaatttcaattcgtAGCtacttattgattttatttcatctttaaattcaaaaaagtgtttaattaattacaaattagatttgagaacaaaaatattgttctattttttacagaaatctgtaaaagATACTGCGTTATGTTTATTTTGTGGATAAGTTattaatatatagaaatagtTCTCTAAATCATTACTAATAGAACATCAGTGAGTGTGAAAGAGGACATATACATTAAGCAAGAAAGaaagaagtaaaaataattactgaACAATAGTAGTTCAGCATTACTTCGATATATAATAAGCGTGAGTTAACTGAGATACAAACACACtgcctatttatttatttctttttttatacacattgctTAGTGGACTCTCTCACACTCATTGATGCGCTATAAGGAATGATTTACAGAACTATTTGTACACAAGAcagattaaataaaatctttgatttt from Chrysoperla carnea chromosome 2, inChrCarn1.1, whole genome shotgun sequence includes these protein-coding regions:
- the LOC123293139 gene encoding nuclear RNA export factor 1-like; amino-acid sequence: MSKKFGKNKNWNNHYDARNKNFGANDNERSENIRRVSFKQNNRTNRKQKQRDWDFAIKSHLDDEDIPMTGGSSGSQGNFHPIGNNRRRGGNRVHSPAPRGGGHAGNTGKTRKLLEGPTSWYKVTIFSGALYDKQDLLRILLGQLEHPESFIPINWRNNGPDAVFFVDDFKIATKIFNSDKKIVLPDGRRLGVRVFHALPQIEINDRLKEKMKLAMAKRYNPATKALDLTKFHVDAELQDVFCALFRAIIMNAAIDVIAENIPDLEALNLCQNRLYVIDHLSNLAKKLPNLKILHIGNNEIRDIRSLDKLKGLQLVDLVLDGNPLCDKFKDQSVYVSEVRKRFPKVIKLDGVDLPPPIVFDVTEECKLPPTNQTFLCNDAGGDIVRVFLKQYFEIYDSNNRQPLLQAYHENGMFSMTMGYPHGLTQKNSPPLNWYQLDNRNLLRVQNPERRNKLLKQGQLSIVSFLAEMPKTQHDMNSFKVDLSFFTPQFFMLNVSGIFKEIGGGFKTPPLRAFTRALIIVAANSGFCIINEAIYITNATDEQAKDAFKMPNPIIPTSPQVSSPTVPAGSPPELDDATKQQMVHTMAQQSGMNLDFSTKCLQETNWDFQRAVVIFTELHKQGGIPPEAFVK
- the LOC123293604 gene encoding protein lin-52 homolog; its protein translation is MAGHQPGSVQEDDNLRSLEESLLSLEKLDRTSPELWPERMPGVSEFVSCYTPPNSSPPSWTKGLTNEDINILHQLGALSMNGLIAEVKKLHDLAYQLGQEEAKEMTRGKYLNIFTNRKNKR